The sequence ATCCCTGCAACAGGGTACCCGTTTTGAACTTCCTTTGCCTTCTCACCCCTGACACGCGGTATCGAGGTCTCTGTAGTCGTGAGCACAAATACTCGGCGCGGCACTTGCTCTGTCAGGCCGTGGTGATGCAATGCCGACCAGTGGCTGATAGCAGCCGGTTCGACAAGCGCCATGGCGATCTCGAACTCATGGGCAGGGACAACTCCGGGTACTGCAGATGAGAGCGCATAAAGACCCTTGTGCAACCGGACAATCCATCCGGCCCTGGCCATGTAGTGGAGGGACTGGCGTACATAGTCCGCAGACATTCCCACTGCAGGCGCAAATTCCCTGGCTTGCCGGGAAGTGAAAATCCGGTATCCTTCGGCAGCAAGTCTCCGGATAAGCTCAAGGCCGATTCCGGTATGTATGATCTTTTCTGTGCCCATTGTTCGTAATAATCGAACTTTCGCCCAAATTTATAATAGTTATTATAGGGCAATTGTTCGTTTAAGTCAAATAATTGCCCTAAACTTTATAAACTACTGTGGTGGGATGGCGGGGTATTCCATTATTTTTACGCTCACGGCAAAAAGCAAAGCTGGATTATCCTAATGCTGATATTATGCGGTGAACAACAGCATCTAAATTGGTGTGAATATCTGATTCCCAAACGCGAAGCACAATCCATCCTGCTGCGTGCAGTTCGCGGGTACGCTCCCGATCGCGTGCGATATTCCGTTCGATTTTTCTTATCCAGTATTACGATAGGACACCGGATGAGGTTTACTGGACTACACTGTCGCATATGCAGGTAGCAGTATGAACCAGGGCAGCTTATCACTTAAAACTGCTTCCGGCTGTCTAAACAAACCCGGCCACCTCTGTCTACACCTGTATTACTTCTCGGGCTGCATGTGCCCGCCTCGTCTCGATTGCTCCGCGATTGCTTTTGCCTCGGGAGTTGCGAAAGGGAAATAGTCCAGAACGTCATACTCCCATACGTTTGCAGGAAAGATCACGACAAGTTCGGCTACTTCATCTCTCAGGTTTTGAAACGAGTGAGGGACCATCGGGGGGATATTGACGATATAGGGGCCCTCTACGGCAAAGATATTATCTCCCAGGGCATAGAGAATATTGCCTTCGAGCAGTACATGTGCCTCTTCACCCACATGGGTGTGCATTGGCGGGGCGCCTCCCGGAGCAGTGTAGGTGATCCCCACGGTCAGGTTGCGATAGCCGTGTCTCTGCCCCTCCATAACGTGGACGTACTCACCGGGCCCGGGATTAATCACTGTCAGGTCTTTTTTGGGGAGAACAAAATCCTTGATTGACGTCATGGCCGGTGGCTCGAAACGCCCCGGTATCTTTCGCGTTTCCACTGCCCTGTGGGGATGATGTTGAGCATGCAGTGCCTGCCGCTCAGCATCGACGTCTACGATCAATTCGCCGTGCTCAATTCGCTGCCCGGGCTCTGCATCGGATGCGGAATAGGTGACCACCGGTTCAGGCGGCATAGCCGGAGCGTCCTCGGCGCCTCTCATGGCGTGAGTTGGCGCGCAAGCTGCGACTGCCAGCGCAATCCCGATAATGCATACAATGCTTACTACGAC is a genomic window of Nitrospirota bacterium containing:
- a CDS encoding type IV toxin-antitoxin system AbiEi family antitoxin domain-containing protein, which encodes MGTEKIIHTGIGLELIRRLAAEGYRIFTSRQAREFAPAVGMSADYVRQSLHYMARAGWIVRLHKGLYALSSAVPGVVPAHEFEIAMALVEPAAISHWSALHHHGLTEQVPRRVFVLTTTETSIPRVRGEKAKEVQNGYPVAGITYQFIRVKPERFFGAEKVWVNEARVMVTDPERTLLDGLSMPRYCGDFAEVLHAFEIRGAALDLDRIIKYALRLDAAVAKRLGWVLEQRGIEPSKLEPLAALRTKGYRTLDASGPRKGPYNHRWMVQENLPGKVA
- a CDS encoding cupin domain-containing protein; this encodes MNKVVVSIVCIIGIALAVAACAPTHAMRGAEDAPAMPPEPVVTYSASDAEPGQRIEHGELIVDVDAERQALHAQHHPHRAVETRKIPGRFEPPAMTSIKDFVLPKKDLTVINPGPGEYVHVMEGQRHGYRNLTVGITYTAPGGAPPMHTHVGEEAHVLLEGNILYALGDNIFAVEGPYIVNIPPMVPHSFQNLRDEVAELVVIFPANVWEYDVLDYFPFATPEAKAIAEQSRRGGHMQPEK
- a CDS encoding DUF559 domain-containing protein; the protein is MRKIERNIARDRERTRELHAAGWIVLRVWESDIHTNLDAVVHRIISALG